The Methanocella sp. genome segment GGGCATGTTCCGGTTCGCCGTCGCGTTGACCACCTGGATCTCCCTGGAGGCCGAGAGCCTGATGGCATCCACAGCTGCGTCGATCTTGGCCTTCTCGCCGTTAAAGTATGCCAGGGCGGCGGTCCTGCCATCCTCGTCCCCCTTATTCATGATCTCGGCGCATTCCTTTTTCGCGTCAGAAATCAGCCTGTCCGCATCCCCGGACGCCCGATCCAGCCGCGTGTTGATCGCCAGCTCTTTTTCCTTGACCTGCTGCAGCAATGTTTTATTTTCCATGATATTACCCTCCTATAGTCCGTACTGTTTCTTGACATTGGACATCAGCCCAAAGTCGGAGCCGGGCTTTCTTGGTTTTTTGCCGATGCCTTGCGTGGCTTCCAGTATTCGCTTTCGGCACCTTTCCACCGCTTCGTTACGAAGGTCTGTTATGACACTGGAAATGTCTTCAGCCATAGTCTGGACTCTAAACGTTTTCATCTTTTTAAGCGAAAAAATGGATTAAAGCTATGAATTTGATATCTTAATATTTATTTATTTAATTTTTGATATGATATAATTTGCGCTATTCTTTTTGGCCATAGTTTAAGCTTAATAAATTTAATTAACAATGTTTTTATTTTATATAATATATAATTAGCACTTTCCCGCCAGAATGGAAGGTATTAATAATTTTAAATGGTCGTGAAGCTATAGAAAGCTATATTATGTCATAATAAAAATTTATGTTTGTATTATAACTATTTTTTTTATTTCAAATCGAAAGAACACGGGCCTAGTCCGGACTATATCTCCGAAAGACCAGAGTAACAGGCGCCGTGTTTTTATAACCGTAGGATCGGTGTATAAAGGCATGATTAAGCGGGAAAAAATGCTGGACCAGGACCTGATAAAGGACCCGGATAAATTACTAAACAAGGATATCTTAAAAAAGCTGAGCCAGTATCGGATAATGAATGACGAATACAGGCTTAAGATGGGAAAATACCATGCGGAGGGGCGCGAGGGCGTGCCTTACTGCATGCTCATCATAAAAAAGCTGCTCGGTAAGGAAGAGCAGGTAAACCTGGAGATGGAGCTCCGCATGATCGACCCGTCCCTCTGCGTGATCTTCAAGAAGTAAAGCCCGGAAATGCTCGCATAGAACCTGTTCGTCAGCCCGATAAAATGGCCTCACCTGTCATTACGTGGAGGTATATATTTCCTGCAACGGAAGTTATAGCACTATAATGATAAAATACGAAACGTTTATATTCTAGCACCCTTTTATTGAAAAAGCTCATCCCCGTGGACGTGAAGATACCCGGCTGCCGCCGAATCCCGAGGCCATCATCGAAGGCATTTAAAAAGAAATGAGAAAATTCTAATTTTCATTTTTACCCAGGATCATATGCGTATTTTTCTGAAAATAATTTTACAGGA includes the following:
- a CDS encoding V-type ATPase subunit subunit G family protein, translating into MENKTLLQQVKEKELAINTRLDRASGDADRLISDAKKECAEIMNKGDEDGRTAALAYFNGEKAKIDAAVDAIRLSASREIQVVNATANRNMPAAVDRIVREVTMR